In one window of Polaromonas naphthalenivorans CJ2 DNA:
- a CDS encoding ABC transporter ATP-binding protein, with translation MAELLKVENLRAGYGQAVVLNDVSLSLGEGQTLALLGRNGTGKTTLINTLAGATRQHGGSISLGGIALHKLASHERAAAGIGWVPQERNIFKSLTVHENLTAVARPGPWNPDRVYKMFARLAERKTNLGTQLSGGEQQMLAVGRALVLNPKLLLLDEPLEGLAPIIVEELLRAIARITRDEGLSAIIVEQHPQAILAISHRAVVLDHGTVVHSGSAEALSEQPELLDRLLGVARA, from the coding sequence ATGGCTGAACTCCTTAAAGTTGAAAACCTGCGCGCCGGCTACGGCCAGGCCGTCGTGCTGAACGATGTGTCTCTGTCGCTGGGCGAAGGCCAGACGCTGGCCCTGCTCGGGCGCAACGGCACCGGCAAGACCACGCTGATCAACACGCTGGCCGGCGCCACGCGCCAGCATGGCGGCAGCATCTCGCTGGGCGGCATTGCCCTGCACAAGCTGGCTTCGCACGAGCGCGCGGCGGCCGGCATCGGCTGGGTACCGCAGGAGCGCAACATCTTCAAGTCACTCACGGTGCATGAAAACCTGACGGCGGTGGCCCGGCCCGGCCCCTGGAACCCGGACCGGGTGTACAAAATGTTTGCGCGCCTGGCCGAACGCAAGACCAACCTGGGCACGCAGCTGTCGGGCGGCGAGCAGCAGATGCTGGCTGTCGGCCGCGCGCTGGTGCTCAACCCGAAGTTGCTGCTGCTCGACGAGCCGCTCGAAGGGCTGGCGCCCATCATCGTCGAGGAGCTGCTGCGCGCGATTGCCCGCATCACCCGCGACGAGGGCCTGTCGGCCATCATCGTCGAGCAGCATCCGCAGGCCATCCTGGCGATCAGCCACCGTGCCGTGGTGCTCGACCACGGCACGGTGGTGCACAGCGGCAGCGCAGAGGCCCTGAGCGAGCAGCCTGAGTTGCTAGACCGCCTGCTGGGTGTCGCCCGGGCTTGA
- a CDS encoding ABC transporter ATP-binding protein, whose translation MSTDQIHRNDADTVLSAQGLVMRFGGITATNNVTLNLKKGARHALIGPNGAGKTTLINLLTGVLQPTEGRITLEGQDITGLAPYLRVQRGMVRTFQINQLFDSLTPLQTLALTVSQHRGLGTKWWQALGRNKQVAERCEQLLAQFHLTEVMNQPTRVLAYGKRRLLEIAIALACEPRVLLLDEPVAGVPAGEREELLQTVAALPAEVSVLLIEHDMDLVFSFANFMTVLVNGTLLTEGTPEEIANDPRVKAVYLGHGEEAHHG comes from the coding sequence ATGAGCACTGATCAAATACATCGCAACGACGCCGATACGGTGCTGTCCGCGCAAGGGCTGGTGATGCGCTTTGGCGGCATCACCGCCACCAACAACGTCACGCTGAACCTGAAAAAGGGTGCGCGCCATGCGCTGATCGGACCCAACGGCGCGGGCAAGACCACGCTGATCAACCTGCTGACCGGCGTGCTGCAGCCGACCGAGGGCCGCATCACGCTCGAAGGGCAGGACATCACCGGCCTGGCGCCCTACCTTCGGGTGCAGCGCGGCATGGTGCGCACCTTCCAGATCAACCAGCTGTTTGATTCGCTCACGCCGCTGCAAACCCTGGCGCTGACGGTGTCGCAGCACCGGGGGCTGGGAACGAAATGGTGGCAGGCGCTGGGCCGCAACAAACAGGTCGCCGAGCGCTGCGAGCAGCTGCTGGCGCAGTTCCACCTGACCGAGGTCATGAACCAGCCGACGCGCGTGCTGGCCTACGGCAAGCGCCGGCTGCTGGAAATCGCGATTGCGCTGGCCTGCGAGCCGCGCGTGCTGCTGCTCGACGAGCCGGTGGCCGGCGTGCCCGCCGGCGAGCGCGAGGAACTGCTGCAAACCGTGGCCGCGCTGCCCGCCGAGGTGTCGGTGCTGCTGATCGAGCACGACATGGACCTGGTGTTTAGTTTTGCGAACTTCATGACGGTGCTGGTCAACGGCACCTTGCTGACAGAGGGAACGCCCGAGGAAATCGCCAACGACCCGCGCGTCAAGGCGGTGTACCTGGGCCATGGCGAGGAGGCGCACCATGGCTGA
- a CDS encoding branched-chain amino acid ABC transporter permease, producing MNAPQQSLLNDSRFRPWEPVLWLLAFAAPLLVPSHASIINEIAIVALFAVSLDLILGYTGIVSLGHAAFFGMGGYAAALFAKLVMPDPLVGLAVGIVTATLLGAACSFTIMRGSDLTRLMVTLGVGLILLELANKLDWLTGGADGLQGVVMGPLLGTFEFDLAGRTAAWYSLTVLLALFVLLRRVVHSPFGATLKAIRDNRLRAMAIGIPVNRKLAVVYTLAAGVAGAAGALMTQTTGFASLDLFEFHRSADVMLILVIGGTGWLYGGVAGAIVFKLMQDALSSITPQYWTFWIGLFLVVLVLVGRERLIRPWTWFSRGGKS from the coding sequence ATGAACGCCCCACAACAATCGCTGCTGAACGACAGCCGCTTCAGACCCTGGGAGCCGGTGCTGTGGCTGCTGGCCTTTGCCGCGCCGCTGCTGGTGCCCAGCCACGCCTCGATCATCAATGAAATCGCCATCGTCGCGCTGTTCGCGGTGTCGCTGGACCTGATCCTGGGCTACACCGGCATTGTCTCGCTCGGCCATGCCGCCTTCTTCGGCATGGGCGGCTATGCGGCCGCGCTGTTCGCCAAGCTGGTCATGCCCGATCCACTGGTCGGGCTGGCCGTGGGCATAGTCACGGCGACGCTGCTGGGCGCGGCCTGCTCGTTCACCATCATGCGCGGCAGCGACCTGACGCGGCTGATGGTCACGCTGGGCGTCGGCCTGATCCTGCTGGAGCTGGCCAACAAGCTGGACTGGCTGACCGGCGGCGCCGACGGGCTGCAGGGCGTGGTCATGGGGCCGCTGCTCGGGACATTCGAGTTCGACCTGGCCGGGCGCACCGCCGCCTGGTATTCGCTGACGGTGCTCTTGGCGCTGTTCGTGCTGCTGCGCCGGGTGGTGCATTCGCCGTTCGGCGCGACGCTGAAAGCAATTCGCGACAACCGGCTGCGCGCCATGGCCATCGGCATTCCGGTCAACCGCAAGCTGGCCGTGGTGTACACGCTGGCTGCCGGCGTTGCGGGCGCCGCTGGCGCGCTGATGACGCAGACCACCGGCTTTGCGTCGCTGGATTTGTTCGAGTTTCACCGCTCGGCCGACGTGATGCTGATCCTGGTGATCGGCGGCACCGGCTGGCTGTATGGCGGCGTGGCGGGCGCCATCGTCTTCAAGCTGATGCAGGATGCGCTGTCGTCGATCACGCCGCAGTACTGGACGTTCTGGATTGGCCTGTTTCTGGTGGTGCTGGTGCTGGTCGGCCGTGAACGGCTGATCCGTCCGTGGACCTGGTTTTCACGCGGAGGCAAGTCATGA
- a CDS encoding branched-chain amino acid ABC transporter permease, which produces MLTILFDGIAYGMLLFILAVGLAVTMGLMNFINLAHGAFAMAGGYITVLLMQRFGVPFLLCLPLAFIGSALLGGVLERTLYRPLYHKPHLDQVLFSIGLVFMAVASVDYFVGSTQQIIQLPEWLKGRTELGSGAWMLGMGHYRLFIIAVCAALTVGLQYVLGYTRFGSRLRASVDDQRVAAGLGINVNMVFLTTFAVGSGLAGLGGALGAEVLGLDPSFPLKFMVYFLIVVAVGGTSSITGPLLAALLLGIADVAGKYYIPKLGAFIVYSLMIAILIWRPQGLFVRKGGK; this is translated from the coding sequence ATGCTGACCATCCTTTTTGACGGTATTGCCTACGGCATGCTGCTCTTCATCCTTGCGGTCGGCCTGGCGGTCACCATGGGGCTGATGAACTTCATCAACCTGGCGCACGGCGCCTTTGCCATGGCCGGCGGCTACATCACGGTGCTGCTGATGCAGCGCTTTGGCGTGCCGTTTTTGCTGTGCCTGCCGCTGGCCTTCATCGGCTCGGCGCTGCTGGGCGGCGTGCTCGAACGCACGCTGTACCGCCCGCTGTACCACAAGCCGCACCTGGACCAGGTGTTGTTTTCCATTGGCCTGGTCTTCATGGCGGTGGCCAGCGTGGACTACTTCGTCGGCTCGACGCAGCAGATCATCCAGCTGCCCGAATGGCTCAAGGGCCGCACCGAACTGGGCAGCGGCGCCTGGATGCTGGGCATGGGGCACTACCGGCTGTTCATCATTGCCGTGTGCGCGGCGCTGACCGTGGGCTTGCAGTATGTGCTGGGCTACACGCGCTTTGGCAGTCGGCTGCGCGCCTCGGTCGATGACCAGCGCGTTGCCGCCGGACTGGGCATCAATGTCAACATGGTGTTTCTCACGACCTTCGCCGTGGGCTCGGGCCTGGCCGGCCTGGGCGGCGCGCTGGGCGCCGAGGTGCTGGGGCTGGACCCGAGCTTTCCGCTGAAGTTCATGGTGTACTTTTTGATCGTCGTGGCCGTGGGCGGCACCTCGTCGATCACCGGGCCGCTGCTGGCCGCGCTGCTGCTGGGCATTGCCGACGTGGCGGGCAAGTACTACATCCCCAAGCTGGGTGCCTTCATCGTCTACAGCCTGATGATCGCCATTTTGATCTGGCGCCCGCAAGGCCTCTTTGTGCGCAAGGGAGGCAAGTGA
- a CDS encoding ABC transporter substrate-binding protein, which yields MQKRFFLHAIALATVAFTATATLAQDNTFKIGLILPMTGQQATTGRQIEAAARLYMAQNGDTVAGKKIQLIVKDDTSLPDATRRLAQELVVNDKVNVLAGFGITPSALATAPIATQSKTPMVVMAAATSSITQASPYIVRTSFTLPQASVALADWAPKNGIKKVVTLVSDYGPGIDAEKYFKERLIFNGGQVTEALRVPLRGPDFAPFLQKVRDAKPDALFVFVPSGAGAAVMKQFAERGLDKAGIKLIGTGDVTDDDQLNDMGDVAVGVVTSHHYSAAHPSAMNKKFVEAFSKANKGLRPNFMAVGGYDGMRVIYEALKTSKGQGGGDALLAGMKGQIFESPRGKMFIDAQTRDVVQDIYLRKVEKKDGQLYNVEFDVIKDVKDPGKAK from the coding sequence ATGCAAAAGCGCTTTTTCCTTCATGCCATCGCCCTGGCCACCGTGGCCTTCACCGCCACGGCCACCCTGGCGCAGGACAACACCTTCAAGATCGGGCTGATCCTGCCGATGACCGGCCAGCAGGCCACCACGGGCCGGCAGATCGAGGCCGCCGCGCGCCTGTACATGGCGCAAAACGGCGACACCGTGGCCGGCAAGAAAATCCAGTTGATCGTCAAGGACGACACCTCGCTGCCCGACGCCACGCGCCGCCTGGCGCAGGAACTGGTGGTCAATGACAAGGTCAATGTGCTGGCCGGCTTCGGCATCACGCCCTCGGCGCTGGCCACCGCGCCGATTGCCACCCAGTCCAAGACGCCGATGGTGGTGATGGCGGCGGCCACGTCGAGCATCACGCAGGCCTCGCCCTATATCGTGCGCACCAGCTTCACGCTGCCCCAGGCATCTGTCGCGCTGGCCGACTGGGCGCCGAAGAACGGCATCAAGAAGGTCGTCACGCTGGTGTCGGACTACGGCCCCGGCATTGACGCCGAAAAGTATTTCAAGGAACGCCTGATCTTCAACGGCGGCCAGGTGACTGAAGCGCTGCGGGTTCCGTTGCGTGGCCCTGACTTTGCGCCGTTTCTGCAGAAGGTTCGGGATGCCAAGCCCGATGCGCTGTTTGTGTTCGTGCCGTCGGGCGCGGGCGCGGCGGTGATGAAGCAATTTGCCGAGCGTGGCCTGGACAAGGCCGGCATCAAGCTGATCGGCACCGGCGACGTGACCGACGACGACCAGCTCAACGACATGGGCGATGTGGCGGTGGGCGTGGTCACCTCGCACCATTATTCGGCGGCCCATCCGTCGGCCATGAACAAGAAGTTTGTCGAGGCTTTTTCAAAAGCCAACAAGGGTTTGCGGCCGAACTTCATGGCCGTTGGCGGCTATGACGGCATGCGCGTGATCTACGAAGCCCTGAAAACCAGCAAGGGCCAGGGCGGCGGCGATGCGCTGCTGGCCGGCATGAAGGGCCAGATTTTCGAAAGCCCGCGCGGCAAGATGTTCATCGACGCGCAGACGCGCGATGTGGTGCAGGACATCTATTTGCGCAAGGTCGAGAAGAAAGACGGCCAGCTCTACAACGTGGAATTCGACGTGATCAAGGACGTCAAGGATCCGGGCAAGGCCAAGTAA
- a CDS encoding GntR family transcriptional regulator — MSIPSDPPAAEMPEEGGSQVVKAQLRLREMILAGELPGGARIAELSIVEKLGVSRTPIRAALMRLEQEGLLETLPNGGYAVRTFSERDVADAIELRGTIEGMAARLAAERGVAPVVLAEARECLRQVDDLLREAALNDDAFSRYVVLNEKFHTLLGELSGSPFMRRELERVSSLPFASASAFVVVQANSPQARDMLVVAQDQHREVLDAIENREGARAESIMREHSRLAKRNLREAVRNPQNEHMPGVRLIRKRSLKEWSA; from the coding sequence ATGAGCATTCCATCAGACCCGCCGGCGGCCGAGATGCCGGAAGAGGGCGGCTCGCAGGTCGTCAAGGCGCAACTCAGGCTGCGCGAGATGATTCTGGCCGGCGAGTTGCCGGGCGGCGCCCGCATTGCCGAGCTTTCCATTGTCGAAAAGCTTGGCGTTTCGCGCACCCCCATCCGGGCCGCGCTGATGCGTCTGGAGCAGGAGGGCCTGCTGGAGACCTTGCCCAACGGCGGCTACGCGGTGCGCACTTTCTCGGAACGCGACGTGGCCGATGCCATCGAGCTGCGCGGCACCATCGAAGGCATGGCTGCGCGGCTGGCCGCCGAGCGCGGCGTGGCGCCGGTGGTGCTGGCGGAAGCCCGCGAATGCCTGCGCCAGGTCGATGACCTGCTGCGGGAAGCGGCGCTCAACGACGATGCCTTTTCTCGCTATGTGGTGCTCAATGAAAAATTCCACACCCTGCTGGGCGAGTTGTCGGGCAGTCCGTTCATGCGCCGTGAGCTTGAGCGTGTCTCCAGTCTGCCGTTTGCCTCGGCTTCAGCTTTTGTGGTCGTGCAGGCCAACTCGCCGCAGGCCAGGGACATGCTCGTCGTGGCGCAGGACCAGCACCGCGAGGTGCTCGACGCCATTGAAAACCGCGAGGGCGCGCGCGCCGAATCCATCATGCGCGAACACTCCCGCCTGGCCAAGCGCAACCTGCGCGAAGCCGTGCGCAATCCCCAGAACGAGCACATGCCCGGCGTGCGCCTGATCCGCAAGCGAAGCCTGAAGGAATGGTCTGCGTGA
- a CDS encoding class III extradiol dioxygenase family protein encodes MAKLIGGLGTSHIPAIGGAIHKGLQQDPYWKPFFDGFPPIRDWLGEKKPDVVVMFYNDHGLNFFLDKMPTFAVGAAPEYNNADEGWGIPTLPPFKGELDLSWHIINTLVEKEFDIVTCQEMLVDHACTLPLKLFWPEGDCPVTVVPVCINTVQFPLPKPGRVYALGKAVGEAIKSWDSSKTVAVIASGGLSHQLDGERAGFINKEFDLQFLDSLESNPEWITQFSVHELVEKTGTQGVELLMWVAMRGALAAAGGSKVRRVTGNYHIPISNTATAVLALETA; translated from the coding sequence ATGGCAAAACTCATAGGCGGCCTCGGCACGTCCCACATTCCGGCCATCGGCGGCGCGATTCACAAGGGGCTGCAGCAAGATCCGTACTGGAAACCGTTCTTTGACGGCTTTCCGCCGATTCGCGACTGGCTGGGCGAGAAGAAACCCGACGTGGTGGTGATGTTCTACAACGACCACGGCCTGAATTTTTTCCTCGACAAGATGCCGACCTTCGCCGTCGGTGCCGCGCCTGAATACAACAATGCCGACGAAGGCTGGGGCATTCCGACGCTGCCGCCGTTCAAGGGCGAGCTGGACCTGTCGTGGCACATCATCAACACTCTGGTCGAGAAGGAATTCGACATCGTCACCTGCCAGGAAATGCTGGTGGACCATGCCTGCACGCTGCCGCTGAAACTGTTCTGGCCCGAGGGCGACTGCCCGGTCACGGTGGTGCCGGTGTGCATCAACACCGTGCAGTTTCCGCTGCCCAAGCCGGGCCGGGTGTATGCCCTGGGCAAGGCCGTGGGCGAGGCCATCAAGTCCTGGGACAGCAGCAAGACGGTCGCGGTAATTGCCTCGGGCGGCCTGAGCCACCAGCTCGACGGCGAGCGCGCCGGCTTCATCAACAAGGAATTCGACCTTCAGTTCTTGGACAGTCTTGAGTCCAACCCCGAGTGGATTACGCAGTTCAGCGTGCATGAGCTGGTGGAAAAAACCGGCACCCAGGGCGTTGAACTGCTGATGTGGGTGGCGATGCGCGGCGCACTGGCGGCGGCAGGCGGCTCCAAGGTGCGCCGCGTGACGGGCAACTACCACATCCCGATTTCAAATACGGCGACTGCGGTGCTGGCGCTGGAAACGGCCTGA
- a CDS encoding protocatechuate 4,5-dioxygenase subunit alpha, whose translation MSNPLPRISNLPKIPGTTQFDGEQARKGYALNKMCFSFNSADNRNAFKADEEAYMRQYGLNETQAAAIRARNVLQLIAAGGNAYYLAKFAGIFGLDMQDIGAQQTGLTKDEFKARLIAAGQ comes from the coding sequence GTGAGCAACCCGTTACCCAGGATTTCCAATCTTCCCAAGATTCCCGGCACCACGCAGTTCGATGGCGAACAGGCCCGAAAAGGCTACGCGCTGAACAAGATGTGCTTTTCGTTCAACTCGGCGGACAACCGCAACGCCTTCAAGGCGGACGAAGAGGCCTACATGCGCCAGTACGGCCTGAACGAAACGCAGGCCGCCGCCATTCGCGCGCGCAATGTGCTGCAGCTGATTGCGGCCGGCGGCAACGCCTACTACCTGGCCAAGTTCGCCGGCATCTTCGGGCTCGACATGCAGGACATCGGCGCCCAGCAGACCGGGCTGACCAAGGACGAATTCAAGGCCCGGCTCATCGCCGCCGGCCAGTAA
- a CDS encoding LysR family transcriptional regulator: protein MSKFDWSNLDAHLLQLLVAVVETGSITGAAQRLGVTQSAVSHLLDKLRGIIGDPLFVKRGRGIVATARAEDLAGQARELLRQLERFAQSGEFDPARWQTTFTIAANDFQRDLLLPPLMARLYAQAPGVALRVIPSGVPTLEMLRHAHCQLAISPRPPEGSDILQKRLFETRYRVFYDPAVRAAPQGMDEYLAARHITVVYEPRRALDLDQWLAGRGVQRRFAVMVPGFAGLPAFMHGSDLLATAPGLLQTTVLRGLASAEPPMPCPPMPMYMIWHVRHQHDAAHRWLRGQLEAGVAAVQTETAAR, encoded by the coding sequence ATGAGCAAATTCGATTGGTCCAACCTGGATGCCCACCTGTTGCAGCTGCTGGTGGCGGTGGTGGAAACCGGCAGCATCACCGGCGCGGCGCAGCGCCTGGGCGTCACACAGTCGGCCGTCAGCCATCTGCTGGACAAGCTGCGCGGCATCATTGGCGATCCGCTGTTCGTCAAGCGCGGCCGGGGCATCGTGGCCACCGCGCGGGCCGAAGACCTGGCGGGCCAGGCGCGCGAGTTGCTGCGCCAGCTGGAGCGTTTCGCGCAGTCGGGCGAGTTCGACCCGGCGCGCTGGCAGACCACCTTCACCATCGCCGCCAACGACTTCCAGCGCGACCTGCTGCTGCCGCCGCTGATGGCACGCCTATACGCCCAGGCGCCCGGCGTGGCGCTGCGCGTGATTCCGTCCGGCGTGCCGACGCTGGAGATGCTGCGCCACGCGCACTGCCAGCTCGCCATCAGCCCGCGCCCGCCCGAGGGCAGCGACATCCTGCAAAAGCGCCTGTTCGAGACGCGCTACCGCGTGTTTTACGACCCCGCCGTGCGCGCCGCGCCGCAGGGCATGGACGAGTACCTGGCGGCGCGCCACATCACCGTGGTCTATGAGCCGCGCCGCGCGCTGGACCTGGACCAATGGCTGGCCGGGCGCGGCGTGCAGCGCCGCTTCGCCGTGATGGTGCCCGGCTTCGCCGGCCTGCCCGCCTTCATGCACGGCAGCGACCTGCTGGCCACCGCGCCGGGCCTGCTGCAGACGACCGTGCTGCGCGGCCTGGCCAGCGCCGAGCCGCCCATGCCCTGCCCGCCCATGCCGATGTACATGATCTGGCATGTGCGGCACCAGCATGATGCGGCGCATCGGTGGCTAAGGGGGCAGCTGGAGGCGGGGGTGGCGGCGGTGCAAACGGAGACTGCTGCGCGGTAA
- a CDS encoding ferredoxin--NADP reductase, with product MSAFNEERVLSVHHWTDKLFTFTTTRDPSLRFSNGHFTMIGLRVNGKPLLRAYSIVSANYEDHLEFLSIKVPDGPLTSRLQHIQVGDSIVVGRKPTGTLLIDYLLPGKRLYLLSTGTGLAPFMSIIRDPATYEAFEQVVLVHGVRTADELAYHDLVTEHLPQHEFLGEMLSKQLLYYPTVTRESYRTMGRVTDLMESGKMFEDLKLPALDAAHDRVMICGNPHMLKDLKHMLEKRGFKEGNTSRPGDFVIERAFAEQ from the coding sequence ATGAGCGCTTTTAACGAAGAACGTGTGCTGAGCGTCCACCACTGGACCGACAAGCTGTTCACCTTCACCACCACCCGCGACCCTTCGTTGCGCTTTAGCAACGGGCATTTCACCATGATCGGCCTGCGCGTCAACGGCAAGCCGCTGCTGCGCGCCTACAGCATCGTCAGCGCCAACTATGAAGACCATCTTGAATTCCTGAGCATCAAGGTGCCCGACGGCCCGTTGACCTCGCGGCTGCAGCATATCCAGGTGGGCGACAGCATCGTCGTGGGCCGCAAGCCTACCGGCACCCTCTTGATTGACTACCTGCTGCCGGGCAAGCGCCTGTATTTGCTGTCCACCGGCACCGGCCTGGCGCCATTCATGAGCATCATCCGCGACCCGGCCACCTATGAAGCCTTCGAGCAGGTCGTGCTGGTGCATGGCGTGCGCACGGCCGACGAACTGGCTTACCACGATCTGGTGACGGAGCACCTGCCCCAGCATGAGTTTTTGGGCGAGATGCTTTCCAAACAGCTGCTGTACTACCCGACGGTGACGCGCGAGTCCTACCGCACCATGGGCCGCGTCACCGACCTCATGGAAAGCGGCAAGATGTTTGAAGACCTCAAACTTCCGGCGCTCGATGCGGCCCATGACCGGGTGATGATTTGCGGCAACCCGCACATGCTCAAAGACCTCAAGCACATGCTGGAAAAGCGCGGCTTCAAGGAGGGCAATACCTCCAGGCCCGGGGATTTCGTGATCGAGCGTGCTTTCGCGGAGCAGTGA
- a CDS encoding nucleotidyl transferase AbiEii/AbiGii toxin family protein encodes MTAALLDFSLRPELALHARVVADVEAVAAPMGIAIVITGAFARDLHLLYGYGIDMQRKTEDIDFGLAVPDWAAFVALKERLTASGAFQASATVAHRLRHQNGLPVDLVPFGSIETRDRTIAWPPRGDVVMDVFGFREALATAHPIVLPGNVQSRVVSLPGLALLKIVCWQDRHYRSPRKDAHDLQLILRHYLSAPNEARLWEEFLDWTLGDDFEYELAGPRMLGYDMRALLDEPGRDLVAALLWAQADPMQPGVLPSEMNAAEPERACAWLGALLRGLLDI; translated from the coding sequence ATGACCGCTGCCTTGCTCGACTTTTCCCTGCGGCCTGAACTGGCGCTGCATGCCCGTGTGGTGGCCGATGTCGAGGCGGTGGCGGCCCCGATGGGCATAGCCATCGTCATCACGGGCGCTTTTGCCCGCGACCTGCACTTGCTGTACGGCTACGGCATCGACATGCAGCGCAAAACCGAAGACATCGACTTCGGCCTGGCCGTTCCTGATTGGGCCGCCTTTGTCGCGCTGAAGGAGCGCTTGACCGCCAGCGGCGCCTTTCAAGCCTCGGCGACGGTTGCGCACCGGCTGCGGCACCAAAATGGTTTGCCGGTTGATCTGGTTCCGTTTGGCAGTATCGAGACGCGTGATCGGACCATTGCCTGGCCGCCGCGTGGCGATGTGGTCATGGATGTGTTTGGTTTTCGCGAAGCGCTTGCCACGGCACACCCCATCGTGTTGCCCGGCAACGTGCAGTCCAGGGTGGTGTCCCTGCCCGGACTTGCGCTGCTCAAGATCGTCTGCTGGCAAGACCGGCATTACCGTTCCCCGCGCAAAGACGCACACGATCTTCAATTGATCCTGCGCCACTACCTGAGCGCGCCCAACGAAGCCCGGCTCTGGGAAGAGTTCCTGGACTGGACGCTAGGCGATGACTTCGAGTACGAGTTGGCCGGCCCGCGCATGCTGGGGTACGACATGCGTGCACTCCTCGACGAGCCCGGCCGCGACCTTGTTGCTGCGCTGCTGTGGGCGCAGGCTGATCCGATGCAGCCCGGTGTTTTGCCCAGCGAGATGAATGCCGCAGAACCGGAGCGGGCCTGCGCATGGCTGGGCGCGCTGTTGCGCGGCTTGCTAGACATCTGA
- a CDS encoding type IV toxin-antitoxin system AbiEi family antitoxin, translating into MYANHESINEAGLIERAATALQQLGLDARILQPLKDMSPSWGDGCLRVGKGDAQMTYTVEVKRMLTPATLGAATAQMRHAAEMTGLPGLLVTDCFSTPMAEKLRGQKQPFADAAGNAYLENPGLLVYVTGRKLKDKPVAATVGKAFANAGLKVQFALICNPALAVAPYRAIAAVAGVALGAIPAVLADLQQAGHLLVQGKQRRLNTTRRFLDAWALDYARRLRPKTLQAIYATPSFDAWEDWEIEPAQALWGGEAAARLLVQHLRPGVLTLYAEKMPARLLVEQRMQRVINASATLADGRVVELRKPFWGTLPADGQPGIVPPALVYADLLATGDSRCLETAEMIYDRCLARLFPAA; encoded by the coding sequence ATGTACGCAAACCATGAATCCATCAATGAAGCCGGCCTGATCGAGCGTGCCGCCACCGCTTTGCAGCAGTTGGGGCTTGACGCGCGCATTCTTCAGCCGCTGAAAGATATGTCCCCATCCTGGGGAGATGGCTGTCTGCGCGTGGGCAAGGGCGATGCGCAGATGACTTATACGGTGGAAGTCAAGCGCATGCTCACGCCAGCCACATTGGGAGCTGCCACCGCGCAGATGCGTCATGCCGCCGAAATGACCGGCCTGCCGGGCTTGCTGGTCACGGACTGCTTTTCGACGCCCATGGCCGAGAAACTGCGCGGGCAAAAGCAGCCGTTTGCCGATGCCGCAGGCAATGCTTACCTGGAAAACCCGGGCTTGCTGGTGTATGTCACCGGACGCAAGCTGAAGGACAAGCCGGTGGCCGCCACGGTGGGAAAAGCTTTCGCCAACGCCGGGCTGAAAGTGCAGTTCGCCTTGATCTGCAACCCGGCGCTGGCTGTGGCGCCGTACCGTGCCATTGCAGCGGTGGCCGGCGTGGCGCTGGGCGCGATTCCGGCCGTGCTGGCCGATTTGCAGCAGGCCGGTCACTTGCTGGTGCAAGGCAAACAGCGCCGCCTGAACACCACCCGGCGTTTTCTGGATGCGTGGGCGCTGGACTACGCACGCCGGCTGCGCCCCAAAACCCTGCAGGCTATCTACGCCACCCCCAGCTTTGATGCATGGGAAGACTGGGAAATCGAGCCGGCCCAGGCGCTGTGGGGGGGCGAGGCGGCCGCCCGGCTGCTGGTACAGCATCTGCGGCCGGGCGTACTCACGCTGTATGCCGAAAAGATGCCCGCCCGACTCCTGGTGGAGCAGCGCATGCAGCGCGTGATCAACGCCAGCGCAACGCTGGCTGACGGCCGCGTGGTCGAGTTGCGCAAGCCGTTCTGGGGGACATTGCCCGCCGACGGGCAGCCCGGCATCGTGCCGCCGGCACTGGTCTATGCCGATCTGCTGGCCACGGGCGACAGCCGGTGCCTTGAAACTGCAGAAATGATTTATGACCGCTGCCTTGCTCGACTTTTCCCTGCGGCCTGA